GAGGTACGTGGGTCTGTCAGGTGCAAAGGAGGAGAATCTATCAGAGGGCTTCTTAATTGGCACAAGGAGTAGATCAGGACTCGTAGGCATCTTGTAGCACTCTGTGTGGAGAGCTGTTTTGAGAGTTTTTTGACAGGTAACAGTGTGTTCCTGTATGAGGCacagcaagagagagggagaaagacagagagagagagagagagagagagagagagagagatgggggaaggagggggaaaaaactctTCGGCTAATTAAAAACCTTCCTCAGTGGAATGTGATCACCTGTCACTGTCTCCTGGTTATATTACAGTACAATTATGCTCCTGAGCCACTGAAGACAAAATTAATCCTACTTTTCAATAAAAATCTGACATGAAGAGACTCATGAGACGCATCCCCTCTTACAGCTAGCATACTATATAAAGGCTCCTGATATCTCCACTACAAATGATTGACATTTTAATTACCCAGTAATGATGTTTGATTATGTCATATTTTATATCCTAACCTATATCTGAAAAAAGGTTAATGCCATTTAAATGTATCACACGCTTACATGAAGAAAGCCATTCACATCTGTTCAAAAGCATTCATTTCCCTTTTTTGTGTTATCTTACTGTTCATGACCTTATATCAGTACTCTGATAGAAGTCTGCTTGTCCTTGGGCCAAATGCCGAATATCAGATATTGTGTAACGTGTGATAATTAATGATTAAACACTGAAGAATTTTACTAACAgaattataattttaaaaaaacaaaaaaaacaaaaaaaaaacagtattatttctatttttccacCTCTCCACATTAGATATGGCATTGTGGATGAAACATGGTGAGCTGATTGAATAATAAACAGACAGTTTGCTTCTTCAAGGTCATGTGCTTCATACATATATGTAGTCAAtagtttttggggtttttttaaacCCAGTATTCAGGATATGTGATGAACGTCTGCACAGATATATATCGATAAAAGATAAATAGACATTTTTAGCAAATCCTTTTCAATCCCTGCCTGGAAAATGCAGCTAGGTTCTCTCTGCTCAACTCTGAAATCTTCTGTAAAGAAACCTATAACTGGGTCTTTATCAAAAAGAGCCTGAAAATCTTCTTGACTTTTTTaggaagcaaaaaaaagaatgcCTAGTTTATCCAGTAAACCCTTGAAAGATATCTATATCaggagtgtattagagtatatttctatatttctctgctttgtgttctgtgtggtaATTGTTTATTGTCTGCAATTTGTCCACAGATTACTGATATTTTCATCATATTCTATTTCGAGTTCTAATCTGCGCTTTCTTCTGCGCTCTACATGAAGATGTCATTGTGTCTAATATTCAAGCTGATTGATATCCTCAAGAAGAAGAATCATGTGGTGTGATATTATGTTTGAAATAATTGTAGTATTTGTAAGGTCGTTGCTTTAATTCAAATCTACTTTTCACTATAAAACAACAGATTTTCACAAACACAAATTCCTGGAGGTTGGATGCAAATGCCGGAAGTTTACTAACAGCGTCACAAAATAAGGGACAACTCAAAAAATAAGGAACAGGAAGTGCTTATAGTGATTAGAGAACCATGCAAAATACACACTCGGGATAGAATCAGATTCCAAACAAGCTAGAGACAAACTTAATCCAAAAACCAGGAGCATATAAAGAGGCTTGGTTAACTTCACGAATGTAATAGAACTAAATGTACGTTTCCCAAAGTTTAAACTGAAACCCATTTAGAAGACGATGATTGTTTGCATGGGAGTCCGTGATGTGCGATGACCATATAAGctaaaaacacaatataaaaatataatattatatttaacacacacacacatgcacaataaGTTCATTAAGTATTCTATTGTAAAAACAATGCGTAGTGCATCTCGTCCAAATTTCTGATCACGTCACCTGGTCCAATCTAGCATGCAGTAATTAACAATCCATTTCTGGGTTAAGTTGTCCTTTAAGCTTTGCAGCTTCAGCAGCACTTGGCATACACCGTCGCTGTACAGCCTGCAGCGTTTCCCAACAGCTTGTTATCACTTTTCATCCAGATGTTTTTACGTATGGTTAACAGACTGGAGTGAGAGGCAGATGGGAAGCTTTCAATCAACGCTGATGCTGAAGGAATGGCAGGATGGGGAATTCCAAACAGAGCTGAAATCCGGGTATCGCTTATTATAAGACAACAAGAAATAAAGACACTACATACTTCTTTATCTGATCTGCTAAATCTTTATTTGGAGAACTTACATCATGACATGGCATTCAGAAAGTTTCCTTTACTGCACTCTATAATGTTTTTTTAGCAGGTGACTTTTggatgtggaaaaataaaagagaaagagagagaaagtgagagacagtgtgagagagttaCTTTCCTGTCTGTGCAGTTTGGTGGCTCAGGGGAGCAGATTAATTAGCCGAGATGTGCTGAAAGGTCTTCCATAACTGGATGGGCTGTGACAGCACCGCAGGCCCACAGATCAATCCGTCATGATCTCCTGCCTGCTTGGGAATGAGATGAGATCACTCGgggaactggtgtgtgtgtgtgtgtgtgtgtgtgtgtgagagagagagcgagtgtcaAACACTGACTTTAACTTGAGCTGCTGTAGATTGAGCGGAGGGACATATTTCACCTTCTGTGAGTGAGCGTTGAATTCAGAAAGGAGAGTGATGTTCAGCAGAGCGCTCAGAGATCATCTTCTCAGAGCTGGTATGGATTCTGTACTGCAGATAGCGTCTGCCACTGTATCGACTCACAGGGTAACAAGATCAGTGCGCTGTTTCTAATGTGCACTACAATACCGATCATAGCGTATAATTAATTTCCACTGTCTTGCAGCGTCTtttgattttttcccctttattcATTACTTCAGCTTCAGCTGCAtaatcctgatcagggtcacagtggattaGGAGTCTATCCCTGGAGCACTGGGCCTCAACTAAAGtccattaccacacacacacacacacacacacacacattcacatactccCTAGTGATAACTTagaatttataaaaatgtattataattaAACAATGTAAGGAATATTTTGGGATGAGGAAAGCCCTTGTGTGGAAAAAACTCTGCACAGACAGAACCCCAGACTGAGACTTGAACCAGGGACCTGGAGCTGTATGGAAGTATCACTGCATtttgtggtgattttttttctgtttgtttgttttatgtgtttttcCAAGAATGTGTGACAGATCATTATGTTTAGACAGAGTGCAGaccaaaaaccacacacctctaagctaatattttaatatttcaggctattgttttaatattttttcatctctctctctctctctctctctcaaaaaaaaaaaaagtcaaggtGCCAGGTTGCCGTAAGCATTTTACTTTACACTGCTATGACTAATGCTTTCACAGCAAAACATATGGTGTCCTGTCCCAAATCACCCAAGCATTACCAATCCTGTCACAAGGACACAACATGATGTTTTACACTTCAGTGCCTGTGTTCCAGCACTTTGTTTGGTCAAACGGTAGTTTGTTCAACCTGATATGCATTTTGGCTGAGATAGAAATTTGAAGGTGTAGTCTGCCATCAGGGAGGTTTCACTGGCTCGCTTCAGCTCTCCAGGTTTGTGAGCTCACATTGCCCTCTTCTGGTAAGAAACTTTCACtttctcattcatttttttcttgcaaTCACTTTCTTTAATCCAGGTAACTGTTTTTCAATGCAGAAAACCAAAATGCATAACTATAGAAAGGTTGTGTCAGaatatatgcatgtgtgcacTGTTCAATGTAACAATAAAAACATAGGCTTAGAACAGTTTCTAAAGTTTAAATATACTCAAATAAATAGCCTGTTTCAGAATATGGCtgtacaaaacaacacagaaaagcTAGTCTATTAAAGAAAACAATGTAAAGCTATTTTCCCCCGAAAAAGGATAAAGTCAGATTTTGGATTCAGCAATGAGTTCAACTCAACTCAGAAGGCATTAAGAGAATAGAGTCCAAGGAAATATTGTACAAAAATAGCATGTGTAAAAATTTGTGTGTATGAAAGCCTCGGGCCACTGTCTCTGCTCACTGTCCCTCTCGGAGGAGACCTGTCAGGTCGGCCGAGGAGTGCGGCTTTCTACTTTCCGTAAAACATCTCGAGGAGAAGTTCTTCCATGTTTACTGTGCCAATGACGGGTCTGAAGAAGAGCCCTGCCACGACGTTGGCGTTGATGGATCGTAGCATTGAGAGGGCAATGAAGAGTTTGGCAAACCTCGTGGTGTCTCCTCGGTGAATCAGTTTGACATGTTCATTAAGAGCCTGGTGCGCTTCGCTCTGCAGAGCCTGGATGTAGTGCTGACACTGCAGTCCGGCAATGTCTGTaaaaacatcacacatacacacacacaaaatgtagaatatatataataagcACTTTGTGCTTGAGCTTGAATATCcaatataataagaataagaactAGAATATACAAAATTCTGAATTGTTATAGAATTAATTATAGAGAATTAGTCATATGAATTGcattataacaacaacaacaacaataataataataataataataataataataataataattattattattattattattattattatagagatTTTTCCAGCTGTTTTGTCTAATAATGTTTGTCTAATAATGTTAACTGTTACTTTTGCTCACCTGGGTTAAACAGAATGGCTCCTTTTAAGTAGGCGTATTCCTTGGTGCTGATATCGAGGTCCCAGCACTTGCTGAGGAAAGCTTTAATGCCCTGCGCCTCGGCCAGTGCCACCCCTCCACCGCCATCAGCGACGTTGGCGCCGTGGTCGCGCGGGCTGGCGGGCCGCTCGTGCGCGCCGGTGAGGAGGCGCTGCAGCATGCTGGGCTCGGGGCTCTCGCGCGTCTCGAAGTCCAGTCCGTCCTGCGCCATTCCGAGCACAAGCAACGGCGCCCAGCCACTGCGCACCAGAGCACGCTGGTCGCATGCGGGCAGCTCACCGAAACACGGCACGCTCTTGACGAAGCGCAGGGTCTTGGCGAGCACAGCCGAGGCCGCGGCGCACGTCGCGTGGGGAGAGCGCAGCGCTACCGGCCTCGCGACACCGCACGCGCATGTGCGTGCCGCTACGGCGAACCTGGCGCCACGAGGCGCTCGCGCGGACGCACACGGGGCGCTTTCTTTCTTCAGCAGGTTGTACAGAATGCTCGGGTGGCGCCGCTCGCCGCCGCACTCACAACTCTCCGGATGAGCCATGCTCGCTGAGCGTCCTGACTGGAACAGATGTCTCTTCCTCTGCTCACTTCCATGCATCGCcgccgtgtgtgtgtcctcccTCCCCAACGCCGACTAGTTAAAGAGTTTTTAAGCGCCGCTCCCGACGACACCACCTACtctgacgcacacacacaggagctgATCCCATAACATTGGGGGCAGgactctatcatcatcatcatcatcatcatcatcatgattatAACTATTATAATCATCAGTTCTATATTTGTTTTGCTTCAACAGTCTTTTATcatttccctttcttttctttgtgcAGAATATTTCTTTCTGAATATCTGCTAAAAACATTTGCATATCTATACAATTCCACTGCCAAAATAACCCCtcaatgtggtgtgtgtgtgtgtgtgttatattcaTTCAAATTCCAGTTATAATCAAACAATATTATTCTTTTTGTAGCAAACAAAAGAAAGTCCAGACACTTCAGATTGGGCAGGAAGTAAACTTTGCATTCAGGCACTTCTTCACATCAACAATCACACTTTTATTCTCTGTCTCTTACCAAGCCAGCTTTAATTGGGGTCATCCATTTACACCACTCAGGCTCTCTCAAGGGGAGCtgacagagaaagagcaagagacacCAGAGAGCGGAGGAATAAAGAACCACATGCCCTGCCTTGCTCttgattttttcctcttttgctTTTGTCCTGCAAATAATTACAGCATCGTGAACTAATtaggtttgtgtttatgtgcatgcaAGATCAcgtttttgttaaatataagaaaaaaactCAATGACTATATACTGCCTTTTTGTCTTGTCCAAAATAATGCAATCCTGTTTGATCTGCAGAGCAAGTCAGCAATCTTTAGAACTGTTTCATTGTCTTAAATCCTGAGGGAGAAATGCTCTTAAACCTCATAATTATTTCTCTCACatccattttttgttttgattgtgtttatttgtttcatggttatttatttacttttttgcaTATAATAACAGAACAAAGATGCTTACAAAAGAAAAGATGTTACATTATCAGAGAAACTTTGAAGCCCAGGGTCAAACGTATTGTGCTAATGTTTAAGAGACAGACAAATTCATATCAAGGCAATGCTTTTGGATCTGAATGGCCTGAAGGACAAGCCTGCATGTAGGGCATGCAAGCAGTCACAGAGCATTAGAATATTGTGAGATAAATGTGAACTTGCACAATTGATTTATTTGAAAGAGCCACCCCcctcaacattttttttaccatttataTCAAGGCCAATGTCAAGTAAACAGTCTTCACAGCCTTCTTTATCCCCTCCCTttccaagcacacacacacacacacacacagtgttttgtaTCCAACTGAGCTTCTGTTCAAGGTCTCCAAGTCTGACAAGCAAGCATCTCTGGGAAATTAGAATTTTGCCTTTGATTATTGCTCTCAATGGCATTCGGTAAAGCTGTGTGCATTCTTTTCTGGGTCATGTTCTCGTTGGTGACTTGGAGAGCCAACCTTGAAGACCAAGGCTCATGCTGTCTTCTCCCGATTCCCTCTgtaatttaactttaaattgGAATTGACCTAACAACAGTCACACAAAAAGCAGTAATATCTTCCTCTAGGCATTTTAGCTTATATGTAAGGCCCCGTCGACAAATATGCCAATATTTTTGCAaacatattttgtttaaaaaaaaatcttgcccACACAGACAGCATTGAAAATATCTTTATCCAAATAAAATCCCTAAAATGATTTGAAGATGACTGCATGTGCGTGACACTAATATGTCATAAAGTCTTACGTAAAACACCTCAAGGATAACATTAGGAGTGCAAAAAAAGTAGGTGGTAAAATGTAGGAAGTGAAAAATGATAGAGCcatgtgtgatgataatgagaTGGAATGATAGCTCTTGAACAGAAATGAATCAACGGGTCTTATTTTCATTAAACCATTCATTGAGTGCTGGTGCCCTGTGGACGGGGGCAGAGTCATCCTCGAAGAGACATGTACATTTTCCCCGACCCCTAATAGTCTAATTACATTCCAAAAATGTCTCCACAGTAAGTTAGAGCGCCTAAAAAGCCTTATTTACTGAATCGCCATTCTGAATGCTGATCATCACAAGGTCTCTCTTTTCTTAACTGTCTCTTTGTGTAATGTGCGTGTTATGTATAATTTCCGTGAAACATTATACAAAgagcttttcatttcattgcaatGCAATCCATGCAATGTTCAAGCATTTTCCCCAACTCATTTCTTTTCTCCACCATATTCTTACCATCAGTTGTTTACCTCAGTCATTAAGCTGTTGTTTTGTAGTGTAATATAGCATCATGATTACTTGCTTTCAGATGAATGTCTAACAATACCTACACTGACAAAGTAAAAGAGCAAGAAGGTTGGAAAGGGCAGTAGAGGCTCAAAGCTTaaagcaccaccaagctgccaatgtTGAGCCttttggtggtgctcactgttGCTGGGGATAGATCAGCATGGAGAGCCTGTAACCCagaggactgctgtggatagaaccacttggagacacGCCATCTTTGAACTGCCATCCACTGGAATATGTGGGAAAAAAGCTTTTCACTTTTCTGTAATGAAAagtatgtgtgacaaataaagctttcttcttttgtttgattttgtagACATAGTGAGGTATACAACTACtacatatttgtttgtttgattatttatttgtttacatgaCCAAGTCTTATCTTTGCTTCAGTAGATAATCTGTGCCTTTTAAAAAATGGCTTCTATCCATATATCCACACACATGAGTTGGTTAAGcttgtggagaaaaaaacaacatcatgataaaactataaaaaataaataattttgttttttattaaaataaataaataaatactatatacaattaacattataaataaaagcacacattattattattattattattattattattattattatcattttattgttAATATAAAGGATTTATCAAGCAAAAGTAAAAGTATTTTactaaaaaatattattgtacatgtttaaatatagaaattgttttgtcatatatacattactgcacagtgaaattctttcttcacatatctcatccttggaggttggggtcagagcacaaggccagccatgatacagcaccactggagcagagagggttaagggccttgctcaagggcccaacagaggcaacttggcagtgcttgggcttgaacccccaaccttccggtcaacaacccagagctttaaccacttgaaccaccactgccctaaAGTAAAAGTCAAATATTCTGAATAATTTAGCAAATGATTGTGAAATAAATCTTCACTGAAGGGTCTAGCTACCTGAAAAAGTGTTCTCCCTATTGTATTAGTGTTCTCCAGTCTCAGTGATGGTGAAACTCAATCTTCTGAACATCATATACTGGATTTTCTGAGCTGTACAGGAATATCTGATGTTGATTTAATATAAGCAAAATCCTGTATGTATGTTGAAATGTTTACACAGCACTGTGACACCTTACTCTTCTGAGAATATCATTTAATGATGGCAAGTTTATTCAACCTGacgtttaaaaagaaatgatccCAGGAGCTGGATATAAATGATGACTCTTTCATATCTGTAGActataatgattaataaacaGAAGATGACTTCCTTTATCGAGTCAGATTTTTTTCCTCGTGTCATCTCGGAGATTTCTTTTATATCACTTTCACCTCATTAGGGATCTTTCTGGATTTCGGTGAAGCTGCTTAATAAGACGGCTGCTTCATCCGTCACAAgcttaagaataaaaatattaggATTATTTGGTTTAGAAACTATGAAATAATTTAAccttatgttatttttttttacttgtgtaAGCAGGAGTCAGTAGTGATTGCTGTTTTGAGCTCATGTATAAAGAATGTggtgatttttttcattcatattgtttttaatttcacaataaatagacatgtttttatttttaaaaaatgctaaatgTTTTCAATTTAGTCTGGGTAATTGTTAACGAAAATGAACTAGAAAGGGCAAAGCAATTTggcataaaataaacaaagaatctGCTATAGGCAGATTATGTTTCtgtatattaaatgtaaaaaaaaaaaggcttaaaaAGAAGTTATAAACAATTCAGCAGCAGCTTGTGACCAAAAAGTCCAGAGACATCATAGCAGTGTTAGTGATCTagtgatttttaatttttagaaaAACTCAGTAATAGGTAATTAAGAGTTAAGTGATTGACTTGTTTCCTTTGGGTTTTTCAGCCGGTTCTTACACATCAGTAACATTTGGGATGAAAAAGTGTCACATTTatcttttaaatttattttaatatatttttgtgacaatgtccactgttcaAAGCTCTATACAATTCAAAGTGAATTGAACTAAACCAGACCATCACAAAAAACACTTTAGACTTAAAACTAACCCAAAATATTTGTgcgtttttatttcttttttattcagtaATAATATGAACTCTACTGTACATCTTCTGTAAGCTGAGGTATTTGTTTAtgctgctgtttattttgtcacaATTAGATTTTGTCATAATTTGGAAGCAGCTGCGGGCagaatgagtgtgagagggaagaaaaaaaacacaatagtgAATGACATCAGAATAAGTCTTTATTTGCCACATACCTTGTGCAGCTTGGGCTTGGGCTTGAACCACCAAACGTCTGATGAGTATCCTGGAGCCTTACCCTTTATTGTGTCACCActgccaacaccaccaccaaccacCACAGGACAGAGGTGAAGGTCTCACAATCCACCATTTGAAGAAGAACTTTATTAGGCAAAACTACAAGATGCAAAGCTAATTTTCAGCAGTAAAAACCAGAAGAAGAGCTTATCTGTGAAatatggtggtgttagtgtcatGGCTGGAGCTTGCATAGCTGTTTCTGGAACATTCTTACTCATCTTTACTGATGATAAAATGATAACGATACTGATAAATGATACTGACGAtaaaatgttagcagcagaattaataaaaaaagtctacagaaacattgtCTGACTGTATTTGCTACTCTTCTCCTACAGCTCTGTTCTGCCATCCTGCTTTTGAAGACTTTGGCAGGAAGGAGttagtgttaagtctataatgatcTCAGAAATTATCCTGACCTATTACTTACTCAGGATCTATTGGTTTTACAATTCCACTCAACTATAAACAGtatgaaaaaagaaattatttacatttacattatttacagtccagtgtcacccaaatgaggatgaggttctgttctgttcttgaGCCTGGTTCGTCTCAAGGTTTCatcttcatatcatctcagggagtttttccttgccaccgtcacctcatgcttgctcattagagataaatgttatGGATAATTTAATTTGCAACTGTATAATTTTCATTCAATGTTTTtaaatttctgtaaaactgaagctttgagacaatgtccatcgtCTATATAAACGCtacataaataaactgaatgaaATTATAGATGAGCTGCTGCTGAAACAATGCATGACTACAATCACACCTTAGTGATTTGTCTGCTAAGTGAGAATATATAGAGGTTAAGACTTATATAATGTGGTATATCAGAAATTTGGTGCATTTCCTATACAGTAGCAATAATGAGCCACAGATGTGTCTTATGTGCTTGTAGTAAATCTGTGCCCATAATAATGATCATTACagtaaaatgtgtgtaaacagcAGCGAAGGGAACAGTATTTAGTTCATACAGATGAATATCTGCCATTAGTAAGAAGCCGTATCCGCTGTTCATGCCTTGCCTGGACTCACTCAGACATGCCAGAAGCATCCAGCCAGGTTGTCATGACCTCATGAGAATAAGAAATTGGCAAAAATCAATAGCAGCATCCCTGAGGACCTTAAGAAAATAAAGCAGTtagttttatacacaaacacttatTTCAGAAGTTGAAACAAAAAGTATTtccctgatttatttatttttttgtatgtgaattcttcttgtTCCCTGTTGTGTTATGAGTCCTGCttgttactatagtaactaGTTTGATTTTCTCCCTGCTTGCTTCTATGACTTTACCCATAAACTGTGGCGACCTTGTGGCTGAGAGACTTACAAATTGAAAAGTCCTCCTTTCAAGGGcttctgcctttctgtctgtaaCTTACAGAGCTTTGGGAGAGGAAATTCAtttgacttgtgtgtgtgtgtgtgtgtgtgtgtgtgtgtgtgtgtgtgtgtgtgtgtgtaaatgcgtGTCAGGgtaaaaacaacagtcagtacTAACAGCAGTACAGAGTTTATTGTAAGGAAACCTCATGattattctttttcttattcttattattaccACACTCACATCATGAAGTATACATTCCATTATGCTCCATGTTTCCATACCAGTCTACACTAAGCCTTTTGATTATTGGTTGTCTCTCTGATGTTGATCCTGTCTCTGGTTTTCTCATCATCACTGACCTAGTTTAAAGTGTTTTGTATGTCCTTTGACCCTTTGCTGAATTATTCCGTTTTTGACTTACAGACTTGGATTTGTTTGCAACCTTCAGTAAAGTTTGAGTTTAGCTGCAAATGTTATTGTGTCTGCTGTCTGATTATAATTATTTGTACTTTTCAAGATAGAAGGTACTTGTAAAGGAttaaaacctgtgtgtgtgtgtgtgtgtgtgtgtgagggtttggGTGTGGTTTATTTACAAGTTACTTCTAAGgaaaatgttcttttttctttcagtttatttgtatagcaccttttgcAAATTGgtgagaagagaaacagagaaaggagaaaaaaaatgaaattaaattattaaactattttatccctctAGTTCTAAAAACAAGTTACTTTACCAGGTTGTGAAGAATTTGAGAAATATAAATTATCTGATTATTTGCTTAATTAGATTATTTCCTaattttaaaagctttaaaaatagCCTATTGGCaagtttattgttattattttcatgtaaaGGCAACAAGTGAGATGTTCTGGCTTTAACTCTAAATGGTTTAACTCTCTGAACTCCTGATGTAATATAATCCAAATTCTGTATGTGTTCCAAAATATTActttataaagttttttttaaacatttacagaacCTAAATCAAC
This genomic window from Hemibagrus wyckioides isolate EC202008001 linkage group LG27, SWU_Hwy_1.0, whole genome shotgun sequence contains:
- the nr0b1 gene encoding nuclear receptor subfamily 0 group B member 1 — protein: MHGSEQRKRHLFQSGRSASMAHPESCECGGERRHPSILYNLLKKESAPCASARAPRGARFAVAARTCACGVARPVALRSPHATCAAASAVLAKTLRFVKSVPCFGELPACDQRALVRSGWAPLLVLGMAQDGLDFETRESPEPSMLQRLLTGAHERPASPRDHGANVADGGGGVALAEAQGIKAFLSKCWDLDISTKEYAYLKGAILFNPDIAGLQCQHYIQALQSEAHQALNEHVKLIHRGDTTRFAKLFIALSMLRSINANVVAGLFFRPVIGTVNMEELLLEMFYGK